In the genome of Candidatus Nealsonbacteria bacterium, one region contains:
- a CDS encoding DUF4430 domain-containing protein, translating into MNNFISENKKLLIIFFIFLNLAIASYIYINQSAVIKNPNYSQRQILDGQNQLNIRQVQQGSAVSEENLKISKSTSTSSETELSSERHIIYVGEKKYEISVPEKSTVYELMDLLKARGDFSFQGKDFSGLGFFVEEINGIKNNPSGKTYWIYYVNDKSAQVGISNYTLKPNDVINWKYEKPQF; encoded by the coding sequence ATGAATAATTTTATAAGCGAAAATAAGAAATTATTAATTATTTTTTTTATTTTTTTAAATCTTGCAATTGCAAGTTATATTTACATAAATCAAAGTGCAGTAATTAAAAATCCGAATTATTCGCAAAGGCAAATACTAGATGGTCAGAATCAACTAAATATAAGACAGGTTCAACAAGGAAGTGCGGTTTCAGAAGAAAATCTTAAAATATCCAAATCCACATCAACTTCATCCGAAACCGAATTATCAAGCGAGCGACATATCATATATGTCGGTGAAAAAAAATATGAAATTTCAGTTCCGGAAAAAAGCACAGTTTATGAATTGATGGACTTGCTTAAAGCGAGAGGTGATTTTAGTTTTCAAGGGAAAGATTTTTCAGGACTAGGTTTCTTTGTCGAGGAAATTAATGGAATAAAAAACAATCCCAGTGGAAAGACTTACTGGATCTACTACGTAAATGATAAATCGGCTCAGGTCGGAATTTCTAATTATACTTTAAAACCAAACGATGTAATAAATTGGAAATATGAAAAACCTCAATTCTAA